A genomic region of Pelodiscus sinensis isolate JC-2024 chromosome 17, ASM4963464v1, whole genome shotgun sequence contains the following coding sequences:
- the MRNIP gene encoding MRN complex-interacting protein, with translation MGPRFQVLRCVSCGTFQVHQVIKNKKWSCKVCGEKQSLLKVYGQGSGSDCRRHVQKLNLLRAGTEVAAKGTSWCVEELVHDDKENTTIPQEENLCWQEQELEFSPLVSRWNKYLDKDSEDQEEECTDKEQLYSPKRNIVAEQRKRKSSFHHNDAQECLEEKEVYGLTYQAKKVKTFENRKDFTAVAERDSGDYVCNQVVVPAITLAQSSDVIVSKWEKFILSPNSYNNGNTILATQKSSWKLERQNATAGNFLMSDGYPEQKENSVSLGTGAQTEKNFTNNKHTAQKCATKLHSTTLAASVQTAFDISHASTGDVLSGKYKDHLIRAGSHVAEKNEGRLCLACTVVPANCLSKNAVTFASIEPSAGNRGGPQILAAPNSSLFCTDDDFDDDL, from the exons ATGGGGCCGCGGTTCCAGGTGCTGCGGTGCGTCTCCTGCGGCACCTTCCAGGTCCACCAG GTTATAAAGAACAAAAAATGGAGCTGCAAAGTGTGTGGTGAGAAGCAGTCGTTGCTAAAG GTCTATGGGCAAGGCTCTGGATCTGACTGTAGACGCCATGTCCAAAAACTAAACTTGCTGCGGGCTGGGACAGAGGTGGCAGCTAAAGGAACATCTTG GTGTGTAGAAGAACTAGTGCATGATGACAAAGAAAACACAACAATTCCACAGGAAGAAAATTTGTGCTGGCAG GAACAAGAGCTGGAATTCAGTCCCTTGGTCAGCCGCTGGAATAAATATCTGGACAAGGACAGtgaagatcaggaggaggagtgTACAGACAAAGAGCAGCTGTATTCCCCTAAAAGGAACATTGTGGCAGAACAAAG AAAACGCAAGAGCAGCTTCCACCACAACGATGCTCAGGAGTGCTTGGAGGAAAAGGAGGTTTATGGGCTCACTTACCAAGCCAAGAAAGTCAAAACTTTTGAG AACAGGAAGGATTTTACAGCTGTAGCTGAACGTGACTCTGGCGATTACGTATGTAACCAGGTTGTGGTTCCTGCTATCACACTAGCTCAGTCATCTGATGTCATCGTGTCCAAATGGGAAAAATttatcctgtctcccaacagcTATAATAATGGTAACACAATCCTTGCAACGCAGAAGAGCAGTTGGAAGTTAGAGAGACAGAATGCCACAGCAGGAAACTTCCTAATGTCTGATGGATATCCAGAGCAAAAGGAAAATTCTGTATCTCTAGGCACAGGTGCCCAAACTGAAAAGAACTTCACCAACAATAAGCATACAGCTCAGAAATGTGCCACAAAGCTACATAGCACAACACTGGCTGCCAGTGTACAGACTGCCTTTGACATCAGCCATGCATCTACTGGGGATGTGCTTTCTGGAAAATATAAGGACCACCTGATTAGAGCAGGGTCTCATGTTGCAGAGAAGAATGAAGGAAGGCTATGTTTGGCCTGCACTGTTGTGCCAGCAAACTGTCTATCCAAGAATGCTGTGACCTTTGCTTCTATAGAGCCTTCTGCTGGCAATAGAGGAGGGCCTCAGATTCTTGCTGCTCCAAATAGCAGCTTGTTTTGCACGGATGATGATTTTGATGATGATCTTTGA